ATGAAGATACTATGTTGCAGCCCATCTCAAGAAACGTTGGACAGCGTCATCAAAAGGCAGGCACATGGAGCTCCCAATCACGAAGAAGCTCGCCGCCGAATGCTTTGGCACCTTCTGCCTGGTGTTTGCTGGCACAGGTGCTATCGTCATCAATGACCTCAGCGGTGGTGCCGTGACTCATGTTGGCATCGCAGTAACGTTTGGGTTGATCGTGTTCGTAATGATCGCTGCCGTCGGGGACGTATCCGGCGCCCACTTGAATCCCGCCGTGACGACAGGCTTTTTCCTGGCGAAGCGATTTCCAGGACATGCGGTTGCTCCATACGTTGTTAGCCAAGTCATCGGCGCAGTCCTAGCGAGTATCACGCTTCGCTTGCTGTTTCCCGGCCATTCTGGTCTCGGGGGCACACTGCCGAGCGGATCGGTCTTTCAGTCCCTGGTACTTGAGGTGTTTCTTGCCGCTACGCTCATGTTCGTGATCCTCACTGTCACGACCGGGGCGAAAGAAAAGGGAATCACAGCGGGCATTGCCATTGGCGGGGCCGTCGCACTAGGAGCCCTTTTCGCCGGGCCGGTGTCTGGAGCGTCGATGAATCCTGCGCGGTCGCTTGCGCCCGCTCTGGTGTCCGGGCAGTTGGATGCTTTGTGGGTCTATCTGGTTGGGCCTACGCTTGGCGCGGGTTTGGCAGTGCTGACCTGCCGTTGCATCCGAGAGCCCAATTGCTGTCGGGGGGCCAACACGAGAGGGGCGCGGTCATGACGCTTCCCGTCAAGCGAGTGCTGTTTGTCTGTGTTGAGAATGCTAACCGAAGCCAGATAGCCGAAGCATTCGCTCGGATTCATGGCGGGACGGGCGTGGAAGCCTACAGTGCGGGTTCGCAACCATCCGGAGTGATTAACCAGAAGGCGATTGATTCGATGCGGGAGCTGGGGTACGACCTGGGTTGCCATGCGTCCAAATCGCTCGCTCAGATCCCGGATGTGGAGTATGACTTCGTGGCGACGATGGGATGCGGTGATGCCTGCCCAATGGTCCGTGCCAAGCGGCGGGAGGACTGGAGCATCCCGGATCCCAAGCAGCTCTCCCTCGACGAGTTCCGAGCGGTTCGCGACTTGATCGAAAGCAAGGTCAAGTCGGTACTTGTTGAGTTGGGGGTCGCCTGAGGAGCGGCTAGCCACACGAGGAGCGGCTAGCCGTTTCCCCTGCTTGCCCCGTGTGGTAACCTACACACCGCTACGCAACGCGGGTGTGGCGGAATGGCAGACGCGCATGGTTCAGGTCCATGTGGGGGCAACCCCGTGGAGGTTCAAATCCTCTCACCCGCACCAACAGATCAAGATGCGGCTCTACGGCGAAATCCGTGGGGCCGCTTGTGGTTGGACGGCCGGTCCGAGCCCGACATCCCGGAGCTTACGGTAGAGTTTCCAGCGCCTATTAACGATTGCGAACTCGCTTTCAAGCGGGCCGAGTGACTCGCTCGGCCCGAGGAAGAGGAAGCCATCTTCCACAAGCGAGGAGTGGAGGAGGGGCAGGATGCGGCGCTGGCCCTCTGGCTTGATGTAGATCAGCAGGTTGCGGCAGCTGATGAGGTCGATTCGAGGGAATGGCGGGTCGGCGAGCAAGTTGTGCTCGGCAAAGGAGATCATCTCGCGCAACTCCGGCGTGACGCGATACCCTCCCGCTTCCGGGATGAAAAACCGTTCGATTCGCTCGCGATCCATGCCCTCGAGCGCGTCGCCGCGATACCAGCCTTCACTCGCCTCGGCAAGTGAACCGCAGTGCACATCGGTCGCAAACAGCTTGACGCCACTGCGACCCGTTCCTGAGGATCCGAGCGCTTCGGCGAAGAGAATCGCGATGGAGTACGCCTCCTGGCCGGTCGCACAGGCAGGAACCCACAACCTGAGCTCATGCGAGACGGCACCGTCCTCGATCAGGGCGGGTATGACCTCGCGAGCGAGCACATCGAACGCTGCGGTGTCCCGGAAGAATCGTGTGACGCCGATGAGGAGGTCGTGGTAGAGGTTTTCGACCTCCGCGATGTCGTCTTCGAGCCGCTCCAGGTAGCGCTCGACGTGTTCGTAGCCATGAAGTCTCATCCTGCGTTCGACACGCCGGAGAATCGTGGTCGACTTGTACTCCGAGAAATCTGGTCCGAGCCGTTCATGGAGCAGGTCGAGGAGCGCGATGAGGATGTCGGGCGGCTCCCTGTCGAGTGTCAAACAATTGCCTCCTCGAAAACGCTTCGATGTGTATCATTGTACCAGTGTTATCCGGCACGTGCGGGGAACCCGGGTGTCAGCTGTCCATCAGCCGCGGGTACCTACATCACTGATCGTAGTGCGTGTTCAGTCAGAGGCGAGGGAGGTACCGTGGACCCATACACACCGATCCCAGGGAAGTGTATGTGGTGGCGGGAGACCTGGGTCGACGAGGACCGCTACGATCTGTCGGTCAAGGCGGCAGACAAACGAGTGCGCTGCACTTGCTTTGTTGAGGGGCGCGCGTGGACGCACCCGTGTGGCGAAGTGCCGCGAGAGTGCCCGGAGTCCGCGCATTGCAGGTACTACATCGTCGCTGGTTAAAGCGCTGCGCGCGCTCCTGGCGGCGCACCCGTGTATCATTCGGTACGGACCGCGGCCATTGGGAAAGCGATGACCGTCGGCCTTGAGCATCCATCCTGCCGAGGAGACACATGGGGTTCCGAGCACTCGGGCTGTCCGAACAGACGCTCGCCGCGATCACAGAACTAGGGTACGACACGCCTACGCCAGTTCAAGAGCAGGCCATACCGGTCGCGTTGGCCGGGTCTGACGTGCTGGCGTGCGCCCAGACTGGCACGGGGAAGACGGCCGCGTTCGTGCTGCCGATCGTCGAGCGGATGAGGCCGCGAGGGATTATCTCCGCGCTTGTCATCACGCCGACACGCGAGCTGGCGGTACAGATCGAGGAGGTTGCACGTACGATCGCAAAGCACACCGGGCACTCGGTACTTGCCGTCTACGGCGGCGTGGGCTACAAGGACCAGCTCGCGAAGCTTCGTTTCGGTGTTGACCTCCTCGTCGCCACACCGGGCCGCTTCCTCGACCTGCACGATCGCGGCGAGATCGATCTCTCCGCGGTCGAGATACTCGTGCTTGACGAGGCCGATCGCATGCTCGATATGGGATTTTGGCCTGATGTGCGCAAGATATTGAACCTTCTGCCCGAGAAGCGGCAGAACATGCTCTTCTCGGCCACGCTTTCGGGTGAGGTCTTACGGGTGATCGGCGGGGCGGTACGCGACGCGGTACGCGTCGACGTGGCACCGGCCTCAGTGCCGGTCGATGCGGTCGAGCAGTATCTGTATCCGGTGAGTTCCTCACAGAAGACCGAGCTGCTCGTGGCGTTGCTCCGTGAGGTCGACGAGTACCGGGCGATAGTCTTCACGAGGACAAAACTGCGCGCGGATCGTCTCACGGCGGCGCTGAAATCTAGCGGAGTCGATGTCGACACAATCCACAGTGACCGCACGCAGATCCAGCGCGAACGCGCACTCAAGGATTTCAAGCGCGGAAAGCACGCGCTGCTGGTGGCGACTGACGTCATGGCGCGCGGCATCCACGTCGAGGCGGTGACGCACGTCATCAACTACGACATGCCGGAGACGCCGGAGGACTACGTGCATCGCATCGGCCGTACAGCACGCGCCGGCGAGACTGGGGTGGCTATCACGTTGCTCGCGTACGAAGATCTCGAGCCGATGAGGGCGGTCGAGCGCGTGCTCGGACGAGCGCTTGAGACGCGCGATGTTGCGGGTTTCGAGTATGCCGATCGCGTCGTGCCACAGCCCGACCGGCTCGCCAAGAAGCGCAGCATGTTCGGGGGTAAACGTTCGGGGCGGCGTCCGGGTGGCACCGGACGCACACGACGCTTCTGACGCCGGTGGTGCGGCGAGTCCAGGCGCACGTGAGCGTCTCGGCAGAGCGGGTCGCCGAGTTCCGTGAAACGGTCTACGGGTTCTGGCGAGAGCAAGGAAGACACGACCTGCCGTGGCGGCTCACCCGTGACCCGTACGCCGTTCTTGTGAGCGAGATCATGTTGCAGCAGACCCAGGTCACGCGGGTCGTCCCGTACTACGAGCGCTGGCTTACCTCCTTTCCAACGCCCGACGCGCTCGCGGTCGCGCCCCTCGAAGCGGTACTCGAACAGTGGCAAGGACTCGGCTACAACCGGCGCGCGCTAGCGCTCAAACGCGCCGCCGAGATTATTTCGGCGGTCTATCGCGGAGCGGTGCCGCGTGACTACGGAGCGCTTGTGGCGCTGCCCGGGGTCGGACACGCGACAGCATCCGCGGTCCTGGCGTTTGCATGGGGGGATGCGCGGCCCTACCTGGAGACCAACATCCGCACGGTATTCCTGCACGAGTTCATGGCGGACGCCGACGGCGTGCCTGACACCGCGCTCATGCCTCTCGTGGACGCTGCGCTCGACCGGGACGACCCTCGGAGCTGGTACTACGCGCTCATGGACTACGGAGCGTATCTCAAGCGCACCCTTCCCAATCCCTCGCAACGTAGCCGTCATCACACTCGTCAATCGAGATTCGAGGGCTCCCATCGGCAACTGCGCGCCCGGCTCGTTAGGGCCGTGATGGCCGCGCCGGGCAGCGAAGTCGTCACGCTGGCCGAGGGGACAGCCCGCGGACTCGAAGACGTTGAGCGTGCTCTCGCCGAGCTGTCCGCAGAGGGGTTCCTCGCCGAGGAGGATGGCCGGTTCCGGATCGCCTGAGCTAGCCGCTCGAGTCTCCGCGTGTGTCGCCGGGCATGTTGCCGCCAGGGTGGAGCGGAGGCGAGAACACGTCTTCGACCTCCGTTTCTAGCACGCGGGCGACCCTGTCCGGCGGCAGGTCGTGGTCGCGGGCAAGGGTTGCTACGTCGTCGTGCTCGACGCGCGCCCGACGCGCCGCCCCTTCGCCCGCCACCTTCACACGCACTGGGCCGAGTGACGTGTCCACGGTGTGGTGCGAGCGAGGCGTGACTAGCCGCGTCATCGGCGCTATCCGCACGCCGAGGGCTCCCGTGAGATCTGCGAGTGCCGTCGCAAGACGTGTCGCGTCGCCCGGCGCGACAACGACGGTCAGCTCCGCACCCAGCCGCCCCTTCTTCATAAGCGCGGGTGACTGCCACGCGTCGAGAGCGCCAGCGCTTCGAATCCGCTCCAGACACTCGGCGAGATTTTCCGGCGAGAGATGGTCGATGGCGGTAGCGAGCACAGCTACGGGTTCCTCGGCCAGCCCACTTTCCGATGGTGACGGGCCATCGACGCCTGGGGTGATGTTGGTGCGATCGCCTACGAACAGGCGCGTGATGTTGGCCACGGGCGCGGTGTCACGTGTCCCAGCACCGTGGCCCGTGCGCCTGAGGAGCATTGCGGGAAGGGCGCCAAAGGAGCTGGCGTGCGCACGCACGAGCGCAGCGCCGGTAGGGGTCGTCGCCTCGCCCGGGACCGGG
The window above is part of the Clostridiales bacterium genome. Proteins encoded here:
- a CDS encoding DEAD/DEAH box helicase; this translates as MGFRALGLSEQTLAAITELGYDTPTPVQEQAIPVALAGSDVLACAQTGTGKTAAFVLPIVERMRPRGIISALVITPTRELAVQIEEVARTIAKHTGHSVLAVYGGVGYKDQLAKLRFGVDLLVATPGRFLDLHDRGEIDLSAVEILVLDEADRMLDMGFWPDVRKILNLLPEKRQNMLFSATLSGEVLRVIGGAVRDAVRVDVAPASVPVDAVEQYLYPVSSSQKTELLVALLREVDEYRAIVFTRTKLRADRLTAALKSSGVDVDTIHSDRTQIQRERALKDFKRGKHALLVATDVMARGIHVEAVTHVINYDMPETPEDYVHRIGRTARAGETGVAITLLAYEDLEPMRAVERVLGRALETRDVAGFEYADRVVPQPDRLAKKRSMFGGKRSGRRPGGTGRTRRF
- a CDS encoding aquaporin; translation: MELPITKKLAAECFGTFCLVFAGTGAIVINDLSGGAVTHVGIAVTFGLIVFVMIAAVGDVSGAHLNPAVTTGFFLAKRFPGHAVAPYVVSQVIGAVLASITLRLLFPGHSGLGGTLPSGSVFQSLVLEVFLAATLMFVILTVTTGAKEKGITAGIAIGGAVALGALFAGPVSGASMNPARSLAPALVSGQLDALWVYLVGPTLGAGLAVLTCRCIREPNCCRGANTRGARS
- the larC gene encoding nickel pincer cofactor biosynthesis protein LarC; this encodes MIGYLDCTTGVSGDKFLGACIGAGASLEVVREAVKAVAPDVEIRVEPVLRAGVAGLSVRVEAHTPEPPCRTWAEIRETLLAAALSSRVRDRALATFELLAEAEARVHDTSPADVHFHEVGAADSVADIVGTAAALDDLRLDRLVCGPVAVGFGTVTAAHGVLPVPAPATALLLEGVPVHAGPVPGEATTPTGAALVRAHASSFGALPAMLLRRTGHGAGTRDTAPVANITRLFVGDRTNITPGVDGPSPSESGLAEEPVAVLATAIDHLSPENLAECLERIRSAGALDAWQSPALMKKGRLGAELTVVVAPGDATRLATALADLTGALGVRIAPMTRLVTPRSHHTVDTSLGPVRVKVAGEGAARRARVEHDDVATLARDHDLPPDRVARVLETEVEDVFSPPLHPGGNMPGDTRGDSSG
- a CDS encoding arsenate reductase ArsC, which translates into the protein MTLPVKRVLFVCVENANRSQIAEAFARIHGGTGVEAYSAGSQPSGVINQKAIDSMRELGYDLGCHASKSLAQIPDVEYDFVATMGCGDACPMVRAKRREDWSIPDPKQLSLDEFRAVRDLIESKVKSVLVELGVA
- a CDS encoding protein-glutamate O-methyltransferase CheR, which gives rise to MTLDREPPDILIALLDLLHERLGPDFSEYKSTTILRRVERRMRLHGYEHVERYLERLEDDIAEVENLYHDLLIGVTRFFRDTAAFDVLAREVIPALIEDGAVSHELRLWVPACATGQEAYSIAILFAEALGSSGTGRSGVKLFATDVHCGSLAEASEGWYRGDALEGMDRERIERFFIPEAGGYRVTPELREMISFAEHNLLADPPFPRIDLISCRNLLIYIKPEGQRRILPLLHSSLVEDGFLFLGPSESLGPLESEFAIVNRRWKLYRKLRDVGLGPAVQPQAAPRISP